From the Limosilactobacillus panis genome, one window contains:
- a CDS encoding IS30 family transposase yields MSTTILSFQNRVVIETLHNEGRSLRYIANYLGFSKTTVFNELHRLNSEYQAELAQTDFERKVSQRGRKSSLTKSLKHLIEEKIQVQKWSPEQVAHVVGIAYKTVYNWIDQGWLDVQLPDLPDHGMRRHRAKEKRGTFNHGRSIEERSHKVKTRQEFGHFEADTVLSGKRKGQAVATFVERKSRLTIVKRLHGRDSQSMTQAVLELASQLQDKLKTLTVDHGKEFANYQAIEQRTDTPVYFAHAYSPHERGSNENRNRVLQRFIPKGQAIEELSDHKLIQINWYLNSRPLKCLNWHTPIEIFLLNLRH; encoded by the coding sequence ATGAGCACCACTATTTTATCATTCCAGAACCGTGTTGTCATTGAAACGCTTCATAATGAAGGACGTTCCTTGCGATACATCGCTAATTACTTAGGCTTTAGTAAAACCACAGTCTTTAACGAACTTCACCGGCTAAATAGTGAGTACCAGGCTGAGCTAGCGCAAACTGACTTTGAACGCAAGGTTAGTCAACGGGGGCGGAAGTCTTCGCTCACTAAAAGCCTTAAACACTTGATTGAAGAAAAGATTCAAGTCCAGAAGTGGTCCCCTGAACAAGTTGCCCATGTGGTTGGGATTGCCTACAAGACGGTCTATAACTGGATTGATCAAGGATGGCTTGATGTACAGTTGCCCGATTTGCCTGATCATGGAATGCGTCGTCATCGTGCTAAAGAAAAGCGTGGTACGTTCAATCACGGCCGCTCCATTGAGGAGCGTTCTCATAAAGTCAAAACTCGCCAGGAATTCGGCCACTTTGAAGCTGATACCGTACTTTCTGGCAAACGTAAAGGTCAAGCTGTGGCTACTTTTGTGGAGCGTAAGAGTCGCCTGACAATTGTTAAACGGCTCCATGGTCGCGACAGTCAGTCCATGACTCAAGCCGTACTTGAACTAGCTAGTCAACTTCAAGACAAGCTCAAGACGCTTACCGTAGATCATGGTAAAGAGTTCGCTAACTACCAGGCAATTGAGCAGCGAACTGATACTCCGGTTTATTTTGCTCATGCTTATTCACCACATGAACGCGGCAGTAATGAGAACCGTAACCGAGTTTTACAACGCTTTATTCCCAAAGGCCAAGCCATTGAAGAGTTAAGCGATCACAAGCTGATTCAAATTAATTGGTATTTGAATTCCCGGCCACTTAAATGTCTTAATTGGCATACACCAATCGAGATCTTCCTGCTTAATCTACGTCACTAA
- a CDS encoding PLP-dependent aminotransferase family protein: MTKFKYSKRVPADGTDAVGAILKAAADPKIISFAGGLPAPELFPVKKMQAAVDKVFEEHGQEAMQYGAAKGVTALRELILQHVKEKEGVTGVLDNVLVTTGSEQALDLVGKAFVNTGDTVLVEQPTYLCALDVFKSYGAKFVGVAMDEQGMKMDALEDALKAHPETKLIYTVPNFQNPTGRTMAVDRRKKLAELAAKYDVYVLEDNPYGEIRFAGTHVPAVKSFDETGHVFYMSTFSKTLAPGFRLGWVVADEDVVNKLTVLKQSADLHTDNLAQYAVVEFLNNNDLDAHVKKISDLYGKRKQLMADGLKKYFPAGVKYTNPEGGMFLWVEVPGVDDTVELFKECLKHNVAFVPGDPFFAGKPQPGAFRLNYSNAKEDQIKVGMKQLGEALQETVNK; the protein is encoded by the coding sequence ATGACAAAGTTTAAGTATTCTAAACGAGTTCCAGCAGACGGTACGGATGCGGTGGGGGCTATCCTGAAAGCAGCGGCGGATCCGAAGATTATTTCCTTTGCTGGTGGATTGCCAGCTCCTGAACTTTTCCCCGTCAAGAAAATGCAAGCGGCCGTTGACAAGGTCTTTGAAGAACATGGCCAAGAAGCGATGCAGTACGGGGCCGCTAAGGGGGTTACTGCTCTTCGTGAGTTGATTCTTCAACACGTTAAGGAAAAGGAGGGTGTCACTGGCGTCCTCGATAACGTCTTGGTAACAACTGGTTCAGAACAGGCTTTGGACCTGGTGGGGAAGGCATTCGTTAACACCGGTGATACGGTCTTGGTTGAACAGCCGACCTATCTTTGTGCCCTAGACGTTTTCAAGTCCTATGGTGCCAAGTTCGTGGGTGTGGCCATGGATGAACAGGGGATGAAGATGGATGCCCTTGAGGACGCCCTGAAGGCCCATCCGGAAACTAAACTGATCTATACTGTGCCTAACTTCCAAAACCCAACTGGCCGAACAATGGCCGTTGACCGCCGAAAGAAACTGGCTGAGTTAGCTGCTAAGTATGACGTTTATGTTCTCGAAGACAACCCTTATGGTGAAATTCGCTTTGCCGGGACCCACGTTCCCGCGGTTAAGTCATTTGATGAAACCGGCCATGTCTTTTACATGAGTACCTTTTCCAAGACCCTGGCACCAGGATTCCGCCTTGGTTGGGTAGTTGCCGATGAGGATGTCGTCAACAAACTGACTGTGTTAAAGCAGTCTGCGGACTTACACACCGATAACTTGGCCCAGTATGCAGTTGTTGAATTCTTGAATAATAATGATCTTGACGCGCACGTAAAGAAGATCAGTGACCTTTACGGTAAGCGTAAGCAATTGATGGCGGATGGACTTAAGAAGTACTTCCCGGCTGGCGTTAAGTATACTAACCCAGAAGGCGGGATGTTCCTGTGGGTTGAAGTGCCAGGGGTTGATGATACCGTTGAGCTCTTCAAGGAATGTCTTAAACACAATGTCGCTTTTGTTCCGGGAGATCCGTTCTTTGCGGGTAAGCCACAGCCTGGTGCCTTCCGCTTGAACTATTCAAATGCCAAAGAAGACCAGATCAAGGTCGGAATGAAACAATTAGGTGAAGCACTCCAGGAAACGGTTAATAAGTAG
- a CDS encoding glycosyltransferase: protein MVYFFTGVWMLSLLIFLIYTFISIFFRSFSYPVDYIAFAGNQVTSQIEKGLRYFVIVPCFNEEAVIKQTLQHLLRFTEFEVVVVDDASSDGSVTQIHQIKNPRLHLLQRQLPNAHTGKGDVLNFALDYIREQVKQQAISPDKAIVGVVDADAELASNAAQRLNGYFSSPAGNICQMRVKMYPHFKSELQILQDIEFFSINHMTQISGCIPELLD from the coding sequence TTGGTATATTTCTTCACAGGTGTCTGGATGCTTAGTCTCCTTATTTTTTTGATTTATACCTTTATTAGTATTTTCTTTCGGTCATTTTCATATCCAGTAGACTACATTGCATTTGCTGGTAATCAAGTAACAAGCCAGATTGAAAAAGGCCTTCGCTATTTTGTTATTGTTCCATGCTTTAATGAAGAGGCGGTCATCAAGCAGACACTCCAGCATTTGTTACGCTTTACCGAATTTGAAGTGGTTGTAGTTGATGATGCTAGTAGCGATGGTTCAGTGACACAAATTCATCAAATTAAAAATCCCCGTTTACACTTGCTCCAACGTCAATTACCCAATGCCCATACAGGAAAGGGAGATGTATTGAATTTCGCCCTTGATTACATTAGAGAGCAGGTTAAGCAGCAAGCAATTTCACCTGATAAAGCGATTGTTGGTGTGGTTGATGCGGATGCTGAATTGGCATCCAATGCCGCGCAGCGACTAAACGGTTATTTTTCTTCACCAGCTGGCAATATTTGTCAAATGCGGGTAAAAATGTATCCCCATTTTAAATCGGAACTACAGATTCTTCAGGATATCGAATTTTTTAGTATAAACCATATGACACAGATAAGCGGATGTATACCAGAACTGTTGGATTAA
- a CDS encoding glycosyltransferase family 2 protein, whose product MYTRTVGLSGNGQFFRLGPITAKIGPHPWGNALLDDYELTIKMLLKGLHVDYMTETYVYQEALSSLKKFIRQRSRWVQGDLNCLKYLPLIMRSRRLKLAQKAGIYYFLCQPWINILTDIAIIVLTTFSFFHLRMLFGNLPGLALVALVGLVAIFSLLWGIVFSFFYRHDLHHFDEPTISWCQYLLLPFGVSYFYVILFFSIIMAFWRWIFHENTWIKTEHGKS is encoded by the coding sequence ATGTATACCAGAACTGTTGGATTAAGCGGTAATGGACAATTTTTTCGTTTAGGGCCGATTACGGCCAAAATTGGTCCACATCCTTGGGGGAATGCCCTACTAGATGATTATGAATTGACTATTAAGATGCTACTTAAGGGACTGCATGTTGATTATATGACGGAGACATATGTTTACCAAGAAGCACTGTCTTCTTTGAAAAAGTTTATTCGGCAGCGTAGTCGATGGGTTCAAGGAGACCTTAATTGCCTTAAATATTTACCACTGATTATGAGGAGCAGGCGGTTAAAATTGGCACAAAAGGCAGGAATTTATTATTTCCTTTGTCAACCGTGGATTAATATATTAACCGATATTGCAATTATCGTTTTGACGACGTTCAGTTTCTTTCATTTAAGGATGCTATTTGGTAATTTACCTGGCCTAGCTTTGGTGGCATTAGTAGGACTAGTTGCGATTTTTTCATTATTATGGGGAATTGTTTTTAGCTTCTTCTACCGCCATGACCTTCATCACTTTGACGAGCCAACAATATCTTGGTGCCAGTACTTGTTGCTACCATTTGGTGTCTCGTATTTTTACGTTATTCTCTTTTTTAGTATTATCATGGCGTTTTGGCGGTGGATTTTTCACGAGAATACATGGATTAAGACAGAGCACGGAAAAAGCTGA
- the rplJ gene encoding 50S ribosomal protein L10 has protein sequence MSEAAIAKKAEIVKQTVDLINDAESAIVVDYRGLTVAEVTDLRKQLRDAGVKMSVIKNKILDRAVEGTDYEDLRSTFVGPTAVAFSNEDPIAPAKILKKFADDHDALEIKGGFIEKSVKTLDEINEYATMPSREDLLSMLASALQDPMRKIARAVKAVADKEDEAA, from the coding sequence ATGAGTGAAGCAGCTATTGCAAAGAAGGCTGAAATCGTTAAGCAAACTGTTGATTTGATTAACGACGCTGAATCAGCCATCGTTGTTGACTACCGTGGTTTGACGGTTGCCGAAGTTACTGACTTACGTAAGCAACTTCGTGACGCCGGGGTTAAGATGTCCGTTATCAAGAACAAGATTCTTGACCGGGCTGTTGAAGGCACTGATTACGAAGATCTACGGAGTACTTTTGTTGGCCCAACTGCTGTTGCCTTCTCTAACGAAGACCCAATTGCCCCAGCTAAGATTCTGAAGAAGTTCGCTGACGACCACGACGCTCTTGAAATCAAGGGTGGCTTCATCGAAAAGTCTGTTAAGACACTCGACGAAATCAACGAATACGCTACGATGCCAAGTCGCGAAGACCTGCTGTCCATGCTTGCATCTGCATTGCAAGACCCAATGCGCAAGATTGCCCGTGCAGTCAAGGCCGTTGCCGACAAGGAAGACGAAGCGGCATAA
- the rplL gene encoding 50S ribosomal protein L7/L12, with amino-acid sequence MAFDKDAIIASLKEASISDLNDLVKAIEDEFDVSAAAPVAAAGAAGGDAAAKDSFTVELTEAGQAKVKVIKAVKDITGVGLKDAKDLVDGAPSAIKEDVKEDEANDIKEKLEAAGATVTLK; translated from the coding sequence ATGGCTTTTGATAAGGATGCTATCATTGCTTCATTAAAGGAAGCATCAATTTCTGACCTTAACGATCTTGTTAAGGCAATCGAAGACGAATTCGACGTTTCTGCTGCTGCTCCAGTAGCTGCTGCCGGTGCTGCTGGTGGTGACGCTGCTGCTAAGGACAGCTTCACTGTTGAATTGACTGAAGCTGGTCAAGCTAAGGTTAAGGTTATCAAGGCTGTTAAGGACATCACTGGTGTCGGCCTGAAGGATGCTAAGGACCTGGTTGACGGTGCTCCTTCAGCTATCAAGGAAGACGTTAAGGAAGACGAAGCTAACGACATCAAGGAAAAGCTTGAAGCCGCTGGTGCTACTGTTACCCTTAAGTAG
- a CDS encoding cytochrome ubiquinol oxidase subunit I, producing MDIVSLARFQFAMTTVFHFFFVPFSIGTVFVVAVMETMYYRTKNPSYKKMTKFWGNIFMLSFAVGVVTGLIQEFQFGMNWSDYSRFMGDIFGAPLAFEALLSFFIESTFIGLWVFTWDRVKKGLHLFFIWMIVFGTVTSALWILTANSFMQHPVGFTIRNGRAEMVNFGALLSNPQLLFELSHVLMGALLTGATIITGLTAFQLLKKRSLSDENKKIYHKTMRIGLWLILIFSLGSITAGDMQMQYLIKEQPMKFAATEAVYKTTKSPAPWTVVGIANPKTHQVNGKVEIPVMLSVLSYHKASGSVTGMEEVNAQLEKKYGTHIDGQKMNYYVPVNTLFWSFRVMCGFAALLTLVSIVGLVMTRHGKETLYNHRWMLWIMAILTFSPFLANTAGWFITEFGRAPWTVYGLFTIKQSVSPNVSVASLLTSNIIYFVLFTSLAIVLIALIVRFLRNDPVEWDAAQADKKATDPFAKGAF from the coding sequence ATGGATATTGTTAGTTTAGCGCGGTTCCAGTTTGCGATGACGACGGTCTTTCACTTTTTCTTCGTCCCGTTTTCCATCGGGACGGTCTTCGTTGTCGCAGTTATGGAAACAATGTATTACCGCACCAAGAACCCGTCATATAAGAAAATGACTAAGTTCTGGGGTAATATCTTCATGCTAAGTTTTGCTGTTGGGGTCGTAACTGGACTAATTCAAGAATTCCAATTTGGGATGAACTGGTCTGATTATTCACGGTTCATGGGTGATATCTTTGGAGCACCACTGGCTTTCGAAGCATTGCTATCATTCTTTATCGAATCGACCTTCATCGGTCTGTGGGTATTTACCTGGGACCGGGTTAAGAAGGGCCTGCACTTATTTTTCATTTGGATGATCGTCTTTGGGACGGTTACAAGTGCCCTGTGGATTTTGACGGCCAACTCGTTCATGCAACACCCGGTGGGCTTTACAATTCGTAACGGTCGGGCCGAAATGGTTAACTTTGGGGCTCTGCTGTCTAATCCACAACTGCTCTTTGAACTTAGCCACGTTTTAATGGGGGCACTCCTGACAGGTGCAACTATTATTACCGGTTTGACAGCCTTTCAACTGTTGAAAAAGCGGTCACTGTCTGATGAAAATAAAAAAATCTATCATAAGACAATGCGGATTGGTCTCTGGCTAATTCTGATCTTCTCCCTCGGTTCTATCACCGCTGGGGACATGCAGATGCAATACTTGATCAAAGAACAACCAATGAAGTTTGCCGCTACCGAGGCGGTTTACAAGACGACCAAGAGTCCAGCACCATGGACGGTAGTTGGGATTGCTAATCCAAAGACCCACCAGGTCAATGGTAAAGTTGAAATTCCAGTAATGTTGAGTGTGCTCTCCTACCACAAGGCTTCTGGTTCTGTCACCGGGATGGAAGAAGTTAACGCTCAATTAGAAAAGAAGTATGGCACCCACATCGATGGGCAAAAGATGAACTACTATGTTCCAGTTAACACCTTGTTCTGGAGCTTCCGGGTAATGTGTGGTTTTGCTGCATTGCTTACCCTAGTTTCAATTGTCGGTCTGGTAATGACAAGGCACGGCAAGGAGACACTTTACAATCACCGGTGGATGTTATGGATAATGGCCATTCTTACATTCTCACCATTCCTGGCTAACACCGCTGGTTGGTTCATTACCGAATTTGGGCGGGCCCCATGGACAGTTTATGGCCTGTTCACAATTAAGCAGAGTGTTTCGCCAAACGTCTCTGTTGCTTCACTACTGACGTCAAACATCATTTACTTTGTTTTGTTCACCAGCTTAGCAATTGTCCTAATCGCCCTAATCGTTCGCTTCCTGCGTAACGACCCGGTTGAATGGGATGCTGCTCAGGCCGATAAGAAAGCAACTGATCCATTTGCAAAGGGGGCCTTCTAA
- the cydB gene encoding cytochrome d ubiquinol oxidase subunit II — MSFLQALWFLLIGVLFSGFFFLDGFDYGVGMAVGTLAHDEGEKSQIIKTIGPVWDGNEVWLITAGGAMFASFPYWYATLFSGYYLILLFILVGLILRGVSFEFRAKSADEKKPVWDRIMAFSSFLVPFLFGVMFISMIKGMPIDAAGNVHAHFFDYFNWFSIVGGIALALLTYLHGLNYITLKTKGPVSERAQNFAQVLYWVLYVGEVVFALLLFFQTDFIKVHPVATLLCLALIVGFSVWAHVSTFKNKQGYAFAASGLTLVSLVALIFCGLFPRVMISSISAKFDLVIQSASSSNYTLIVMTIATVILVPCVLAYTIWAYWIFRKRIEMPKVGEAN, encoded by the coding sequence ATGTCATTTCTACAAGCACTATGGTTCTTGTTAATTGGCGTCCTGTTCTCTGGCTTCTTCTTCTTGGATGGATTCGATTACGGAGTCGGGATGGCCGTTGGAACACTCGCCCATGACGAAGGTGAGAAGAGCCAAATCATTAAGACAATTGGCCCGGTTTGGGACGGTAACGAAGTTTGGCTGATTACTGCCGGGGGAGCTATGTTCGCCTCCTTCCCATACTGGTACGCAACCCTCTTTTCTGGCTACTACTTGATTCTTTTGTTTATTCTGGTTGGCCTGATTTTGCGGGGAGTCTCATTCGAATTCCGTGCTAAGAGTGCGGATGAAAAGAAGCCGGTTTGGGACCGGATCATGGCATTCAGCAGTTTCTTAGTACCATTTCTGTTTGGGGTAATGTTTATCTCAATGATTAAAGGAATGCCAATTGACGCTGCTGGTAATGTTCATGCCCACTTCTTTGACTACTTTAACTGGTTCTCAATTGTCGGCGGAATTGCCCTAGCCCTGCTGACTTACCTGCACGGTTTAAACTACATCACCTTAAAGACCAAGGGCCCCGTTTCTGAGCGGGCACAAAACTTTGCCCAGGTCCTTTACTGGGTCCTCTATGTTGGTGAAGTGGTCTTTGCTTTGCTGCTGTTTTTCCAAACTGACTTTATCAAGGTTCACCCCGTTGCAACCTTGCTTTGCCTGGCCCTGATTGTTGGCTTCTCTGTTTGGGCCCACGTTTCGACCTTCAAGAATAAGCAGGGGTACGCATTTGCAGCAAGTGGTCTAACTCTCGTTTCACTGGTTGCCTTAATTTTCTGTGGCCTTTTCCCACGGGTAATGATTTCTTCAATCAGTGCGAAATTTGACCTTGTTATCCAAAGTGCATCTTCATCTAATTACACTTTAATTGTGATGACGATTGCGACAGTTATTCTGGTACCTTGTGTACTGGCTTACACCATTTGGGCATACTGGATCTTCCGGAAACGGATCGAGATGCCTAAAGTTGGGGAGGCTAATTAA
- the cydD gene encoding thiol reductant ABC exporter subunit CydD yields the protein MIDRELFQLAGAKSISKRLAGLDVLQTFLIIGQALALSAVITRLWAGHTLNYLLLLTFAACFTGRQLVAWLSNRWLDDYAGKTAQSLRKRLLKKLFAMGPALVQKQGTGSMITMVVDGISEVREYVKLTFSKVMTMMIVPVLVLIAAAFLDWKSALILLIMYPLIVLFMIILGHAAQARAEKQFGNFQKLSNNFIDSLRGIDTLKYLGLSRRYSKSIFRSSELFRGRTMRVLKVAMLSTFALDFFTTLSIAVIAVYLGFGLINGTINLFPALAVLILAPEYFLPIRNFAGDFHATLNGKNAFKKIHQLITTPAEKTVDLPLHPWAAKDQLTVDNLQFRYPNGTTIKPFNLAIQGYQKVGIIGMSGAGKTTLINLLSGFLTPTGGTVTVQGQAASTLDIPEWKQQLLYIPQNPYVFTATLRDNIAFYTPDVSDDAVRQAIHVVGLDDLLADLPEGIDTVIGNGKRVLSGGQAQRIALARAFLDKKRRVMIFDEPTAHLDIETEMDLKKRMLPLMEHRLVFFATHRLHWMKQMDYILVMNHGELVEQGTFAQLQEKKGYFTRLMNEMQGEKENV from the coding sequence ATGATTGATCGAGAGCTATTTCAACTCGCGGGAGCTAAATCAATCAGTAAAAGGCTTGCGGGACTTGATGTTCTGCAGACCTTTTTAATTATTGGTCAGGCGCTCGCCCTCAGTGCGGTTATTACTCGCTTATGGGCTGGCCACACATTGAACTACCTGCTATTATTGACATTTGCGGCTTGCTTTACCGGTCGCCAGTTGGTGGCCTGGTTAAGTAACCGTTGGCTGGATGACTATGCCGGCAAAACGGCGCAAAGCCTCCGGAAGCGACTTTTGAAGAAGCTGTTTGCAATGGGCCCCGCTCTGGTGCAAAAGCAGGGGACGGGGAGTATGATCACCATGGTTGTGGACGGAATTAGCGAGGTTCGCGAATACGTCAAGCTGACTTTCTCAAAGGTCATGACCATGATGATTGTTCCCGTTTTGGTCCTGATTGCCGCAGCCTTCTTGGATTGGAAGTCCGCCCTTATCTTGTTGATTATGTACCCCCTGATTGTGCTGTTCATGATTATTCTTGGGCACGCCGCTCAGGCCCGGGCGGAAAAGCAGTTTGGTAACTTTCAGAAGCTGTCCAACAACTTCATTGATTCCTTAAGGGGAATTGACACCTTGAAATATCTGGGCCTTAGTAGGCGGTACTCCAAAAGTATTTTCCGTTCTAGTGAACTGTTCCGGGGCCGGACAATGCGGGTCCTCAAGGTGGCAATGCTGTCTACTTTTGCCCTGGACTTCTTTACGACTCTTTCCATTGCCGTAATTGCTGTTTACCTCGGTTTTGGCCTGATTAACGGGACCATCAACCTGTTTCCCGCTTTAGCGGTCCTGATTTTAGCGCCTGAATACTTTCTCCCGATTCGTAACTTTGCGGGGGACTTTCACGCCACTCTAAACGGTAAGAACGCCTTTAAAAAGATTCACCAGCTGATCACGACTCCCGCTGAAAAGACGGTCGACCTGCCCCTTCATCCCTGGGCGGCTAAGGACCAGTTGACGGTTGACAATTTACAATTCCGCTATCCTAACGGAACAACGATCAAGCCTTTCAACCTGGCAATTCAGGGTTACCAGAAGGTGGGGATCATTGGGATGAGTGGAGCCGGTAAGACGACCTTGATTAACCTCCTCAGTGGTTTCTTGACGCCAACAGGGGGGACAGTGACGGTTCAGGGACAGGCAGCCTCAACGCTAGATATCCCGGAGTGGAAGCAGCAACTCCTCTACATTCCCCAGAACCCGTATGTCTTTACGGCCACCCTGCGGGATAACATCGCTTTTTACACACCGGACGTTAGTGACGATGCGGTCCGCCAAGCTATCCACGTTGTCGGCTTGGATGACCTCTTAGCCGACCTACCAGAAGGAATTGACACCGTGATTGGCAACGGCAAACGGGTGCTTTCTGGGGGACAGGCGCAGCGGATTGCCCTCGCCCGGGCCTTTCTGGATAAAAAACGGCGGGTGATGATTTTTGATGAGCCGACCGCCCACCTAGATATTGAGACCGAGATGGACTTGAAAAAGCGGATGCTTCCGCTGATGGAACACCGGTTAGTCTTCTTTGCGACCCACCGCCTACACTGGATGAAGCAGATGGACTACATCCTAGTGATGAACCATGGCGAGTTGGTGGAGCAGGGGACCTTTGCCCAGCTCCAGGAGAAGAAAGGTTACTTTACCCGGCTAATGAACGAAATGCAAGGTGAAAAGGAAAATGTTTAA
- the cydC gene encoding thiol reductant ABC exporter subunit CydC: MFKKVPLLRALKHDRWVRPYLHRYRKTLTLAISLGIVTFVCGGGLMFCAGFLISKSATHPENILLVYVPIVLTRAFGIARPAFRYVERLVSHNWVLKMTSRLRQKLYDSLEEDATIFNSKYQLGDILGLLSDDVHHIQNLYLRTIFPMLVAWGLFTIIVIALGILSPLMGLWMLLVFALMIVAIPLWSVLVNGARQEYEKQVKDDLYVNLTDNVLGVGDWVLAGRGKEYLQLHDENELQVLAVEKAMHRFERLRDFLVQMLVLLMAVSLLLWGAARFGGQPGGPANWIAAFVLAIFPLIDAVAPLPAAAQETNVYTKSLVRLNGLNAEQPAATTNVPQLAEPYEIQVKDLHYTYPHTKRPVLRGIDLTIKPGEKLAILGKSGAGKSTLAALLRGDRVPTSGAVTLNSVATSQFGDQIADYIGVINQQPYLFNTTIANNIRLGNEDASDDQVWEVLKRVGLAPMVKALPHGIETKVDEAGLRFSGGERHRLALARILLKDTPVVLLDEPTVGLDPITEQAVIDTILNQLAGKTLIWITHHLQGIERFDQVIFIEDGKLEMHGKPAELWTNNARYRELKKADQGL; encoded by the coding sequence ATGTTTAAAAAAGTACCACTTTTAAGGGCCCTCAAGCACGACCGGTGGGTGCGACCGTACCTGCACCGCTACCGCAAGACGCTTACCCTGGCAATTTCTTTAGGAATTGTCACCTTCGTCTGTGGTGGGGGACTGATGTTTTGTGCTGGCTTTTTGATTAGTAAGTCGGCGACCCACCCAGAAAATATCCTTCTCGTCTACGTGCCAATTGTTCTGACCCGGGCGTTCGGGATTGCCCGCCCTGCTTTTCGCTATGTTGAACGGCTGGTCAGCCATAACTGGGTTCTCAAGATGACCTCGCGCCTTCGTCAGAAGCTTTATGACAGCCTGGAAGAGGACGCCACCATCTTTAACAGCAAGTACCAGTTAGGTGATATCTTGGGACTGTTATCCGATGACGTCCACCATATCCAAAACCTCTACCTCCGGACGATTTTCCCAATGCTGGTCGCCTGGGGTCTGTTTACCATCATCGTCATCGCCTTGGGGATTCTTTCTCCCTTAATGGGGTTGTGGATGCTCCTGGTATTTGCCCTGATGATAGTTGCCATCCCCCTGTGGTCGGTCCTGGTGAACGGGGCCCGGCAGGAATACGAAAAGCAGGTCAAGGATGACCTCTACGTCAACCTTACTGATAACGTCTTGGGGGTTGGTGACTGGGTCCTTGCTGGTCGGGGTAAGGAATACTTACAGCTTCATGACGAAAACGAACTTCAGGTGCTGGCGGTCGAAAAAGCCATGCACCGCTTTGAACGACTGCGTGACTTTCTCGTGCAGATGCTGGTCCTCTTGATGGCGGTCAGCCTCCTTCTCTGGGGCGCTGCCCGCTTTGGGGGCCAACCGGGTGGTCCAGCGAACTGGATTGCGGCCTTTGTCTTGGCAATCTTTCCCCTAATTGATGCGGTTGCCCCCCTCCCGGCGGCAGCCCAGGAGACCAATGTCTACACTAAGTCGCTTGTCCGCTTGAACGGGTTGAACGCTGAGCAACCAGCTGCCACGACGAATGTTCCCCAATTGGCTGAGCCGTATGAGATTCAGGTCAAAGACCTCCATTACACTTATCCCCACACAAAACGGCCCGTGCTGCGGGGAATTGACCTAACAATCAAGCCGGGTGAGAAATTGGCCATCCTGGGAAAGAGTGGCGCGGGGAAGAGTACCCTCGCGGCGCTTTTGCGGGGTGACCGGGTACCAACCAGCGGTGCCGTAACGCTAAATAGTGTTGCCACCAGCCAGTTTGGTGACCAAATTGCCGACTACATTGGGGTTATCAACCAGCAGCCGTACCTTTTTAACACGACAATTGCAAATAACATCCGCCTTGGTAACGAAGATGCCAGTGACGACCAGGTCTGGGAAGTCCTCAAGCGGGTCGGCCTCGCGCCGATGGTTAAGGCCTTGCCCCACGGTATCGAAACTAAGGTTGACGAAGCCGGCCTCCGCTTCTCCGGTGGTGAACGTCACCGGTTAGCCCTTGCTCGAATCTTGCTCAAGGATACCCCCGTGGTTCTTCTTGACGAACCAACCGTTGGGCTGGACCCTATCACAGAACAGGCGGTCATTGATACAATCCTGAACCAGCTGGCGGGAAAGACCTTGATCTGGATTACCCACCACCTCCAAGGGATTGAACGCTTTGATCAGGTTATCTTTATTGAAGATGGTAAACTTGAGATGCACGGTAAGCCGGCCGAATTGTGGACTAACAATGCCCGTTACCGTGAACTAAAAAAAGCCGATCAGGGACTGTAA